The Haloplanus salinarum genome includes a region encoding these proteins:
- a CDS encoding ABC transporter ATP-binding protein: MTLLEADGLRKTFGGIVAVDDVSFEVERQEIVGVIGPNGAGKSTMFKLLAGFHKPDEGTVTFDGEDITDLAPNERTQRGLVRTFQIAQELTGMRVMDNMLLASQNNPGEKVLAAAANTSSVREFEGNARDRAEELLKFLELWDLRDEYAGNLSGGQRKLLELGRALMADPELLLLDEPMAGVNPDLTDRLLQRIMDLRDERDMTFLVVEHDIEAIMRISNTVIGMHDGGVLSKGTPEEVQSDERMLEAYLGGEV; this comes from the coding sequence ATGACGCTCCTCGAAGCCGACGGCCTCCGGAAGACGTTCGGCGGCATCGTCGCCGTCGACGACGTCTCCTTCGAGGTGGAGCGCCAGGAAATCGTCGGCGTCATCGGTCCGAACGGTGCCGGCAAGTCCACCATGTTCAAACTGCTCGCGGGCTTCCACAAGCCCGACGAGGGGACCGTGACGTTCGACGGCGAGGACATCACCGACCTCGCGCCCAACGAGCGGACCCAGCGCGGTCTGGTGCGGACTTTCCAGATCGCACAGGAGCTCACCGGGATGCGGGTGATGGACAACATGCTGCTCGCGTCGCAGAACAACCCCGGAGAAAAGGTGCTCGCGGCGGCCGCGAACACCAGTAGCGTCCGCGAGTTCGAGGGGAATGCGCGTGACCGCGCCGAGGAGCTACTGAAATTCCTCGAACTCTGGGACCTGCGCGACGAGTACGCCGGCAACCTCTCGGGCGGCCAGCGGAAGTTGCTGGAACTCGGACGGGCGCTGATGGCCGACCCGGAGCTCCTGTTGCTCGACGAGCCGATGGCCGGCGTCAACCCCGACCTGACCGATCGCCTCCTCCAGCGCATCATGGACCTGCGCGACGAGCGCGACATGACGTTCCTCGTCGTCGAACACGACATCGAGGCGATCATGCGCATCTCCAACACCGTCATCGGGATGCACGACGGCGGAGTGCTCTCGAAGGGAACCCCGGAGGAAGTGCAGTCCGACGAGCGGATGCTCGAAGCGTACCTGGGAGGCGAAGTCTGA
- a CDS encoding ABC transporter substrate-binding protein, with translation MSDRTVRRRRFVKAAGAASIVGLAGCSGGGGGDGGDGGGGDGGDGGDGGGGGGGDSILVGTLAPFSQGLGWVGPNAARGRDVALADINDAGVLGSEIEINEQDTETTPQAAVSGFNTLDEAGVVATLGPSSTVIPNLFQPVADAQLPMLSVSAGTTQLDDVGGPDDYLWRTVPSDAIAGRAQGQYALDNDYTQMAVVYKDDKGSQSFSAAVADYFTGQGGEQVADVALAINSDSYRSEMQEIADSGADVISMTAGTEVSALFMRNYIEADLDIPIFIGNDVITADFIERIGPDVMAEAPIFGQAPAPGPAYDQFQQAHQDMHGQAPGTFGAAGYDAMNLIALAAQRAGEATRQAITDNINPVARPEGTEVTTFSEGKEELEAGNEINYQGASNPQNFDEDGDPVGPFSVLEVEGGEWTELTKFSTEELTA, from the coding sequence ATGTCCGACAGGACCGTTCGACGACGGCGATTCGTCAAGGCAGCAGGCGCGGCAAGTATCGTTGGACTCGCCGGTTGCTCCGGTGGGGGCGGTGGCGACGGCGGCGATGGCGGTGGTGGTGACGGTGGCGATGGCGGCGATGGTGGTGGCGGTGGCGGTGGCGACTCGATCCTCGTCGGCACCCTCGCCCCGTTCAGCCAGGGGCTCGGCTGGGTCGGTCCGAACGCTGCCCGCGGCCGCGACGTCGCCCTCGCCGACATCAACGACGCCGGTGTCCTCGGCAGCGAGATCGAGATCAACGAACAGGACACGGAGACGACGCCGCAAGCGGCCGTCTCAGGGTTCAACACGCTCGACGAAGCCGGCGTCGTGGCCACGCTCGGCCCGTCGAGTACGGTGATCCCGAACCTGTTCCAGCCGGTCGCGGACGCCCAGTTGCCGATGCTCTCCGTCTCCGCGGGGACGACTCAACTGGACGACGTGGGTGGCCCCGACGACTACCTCTGGCGGACGGTCCCGAGCGACGCCATCGCCGGGCGCGCGCAGGGCCAGTACGCCCTCGACAACGACTACACCCAGATGGCGGTCGTGTACAAGGACGACAAGGGGTCCCAGAGCTTCTCGGCGGCGGTGGCGGACTACTTCACCGGCCAGGGCGGCGAGCAGGTCGCGGACGTGGCCCTCGCCATCAACTCCGACTCCTACCGCAGCGAGATGCAAGAGATCGCCGACTCCGGGGCGGACGTCATCTCCATGACCGCCGGCACCGAGGTGTCGGCGCTGTTCATGCGCAACTACATCGAGGCCGACCTCGACATCCCCATCTTCATCGGGAACGACGTCATCACGGCCGACTTCATCGAGCGCATCGGCCCCGACGTGATGGCGGAGGCACCGATCTTCGGGCAGGCTCCCGCGCCCGGCCCGGCGTACGACCAGTTCCAGCAGGCCCACCAGGACATGCACGGTCAGGCACCGGGCACCTTCGGTGCCGCCGGCTACGACGCGATGAACCTCATCGCGCTGGCGGCCCAGCGCGCCGGCGAGGCCACCCGGCAGGCCATCACGGACAACATCAACCCGGTGGCCCGCCCCGAGGGCACCGAGGTCACCACCTTCTCCGAAGGGAAGGAGGAACTCGAAGCCGGCAACGAGATCAACTACCAGGGCGCGTCGAACCCGCAGAACTTCGACGAGGACGGCGACCCCGTCGGACCGTTCTCCGTCCTCGAAGTCGAGGGCGGCGAGTGGACCGAGCTGACGAAGTTCTCGACCGAGGAACTGACCGCTTGA
- a CDS encoding helix-turn-helix domain-containing protein, translating to MADAPDIDELVGVEEPTFQHVLSCVFGIQTHESRTYLTLLDNPGSTVAELAEELDRDRSNVNRSLTTLLEKGLVERERRLLDPGGYVYQYTATPLPEAKELMHRTLDEWVEQVHVAIDGFGTEAE from the coding sequence ATGGCCGACGCGCCCGACATCGACGAACTCGTCGGCGTCGAGGAACCGACCTTCCAGCACGTTCTCTCCTGTGTCTTCGGCATCCAGACCCACGAGAGCCGGACGTACCTGACGCTCCTCGACAACCCCGGGAGCACCGTGGCGGAGCTCGCGGAGGAGCTCGACCGCGACCGGAGCAACGTCAACCGATCGCTGACGACCCTACTGGAGAAGGGCCTCGTCGAGCGGGAGCGCCGCCTGCTCGATCCGGGAGGGTACGTCTACCAGTACACCGCGACGCCGCTCCCGGAGGCGAAGGAGCTGATGCACCGCACCCTCGACGAGTGGGTCGAACAGGTCCACGTCGCCATCGACGGCTTCGGCACGGAGGCGGAATGA
- a CDS encoding branched-chain amino acid ABC transporter permease → MALVDLLLVVGIIAGIYSLLAIGMNMHWGDTGLLNFAHAAFFAVGAYTSAILTTPPATGSLATRVVGFDFPIIVGLVAGTALAGVVGVLIALPSVRLEGDYLAIVTLSAAELIRLLIHNEAWLTTGAQTLKNIPRPLDGAIPVSYDLFYFVLVWAIVAVCYLLFERLSSSPFGRVLHAIRENDDVPLALGKNTYVFKLKSFGIGAAIAGLAGGLWAHYVYAISSIMFLPSITFLIWAAVIIGGAGSYGGAILGASVIVGLRQITRFIPGDVPFGDQLSYIRLMVVGVVLILVLYYRPEGLLGDAERLQAGTSE, encoded by the coding sequence ATGGCGCTTGTAGACCTACTGCTGGTCGTCGGCATCATCGCCGGCATCTACTCGCTGCTGGCGATCGGCATGAACATGCACTGGGGCGACACCGGGCTGTTGAACTTCGCACACGCGGCCTTCTTCGCGGTCGGCGCGTACACGTCCGCGATACTCACGACGCCGCCGGCGACCGGCAGCCTCGCGACGCGAGTCGTCGGGTTCGACTTCCCGATCATCGTCGGCCTCGTCGCGGGGACCGCCCTCGCCGGCGTCGTCGGCGTGTTGATCGCCCTCCCGAGCGTCCGGCTCGAGGGCGACTACCTGGCGATAGTGACGCTGAGTGCCGCGGAGCTCATCCGGCTGCTGATCCACAACGAGGCGTGGCTGACGACGGGGGCCCAGACGCTGAAGAACATCCCCCGCCCGCTCGACGGCGCGATCCCGGTCAGTTACGACCTCTTCTACTTCGTCCTCGTGTGGGCCATCGTCGCCGTCTGCTACCTGCTGTTCGAACGGCTCTCGTCCAGCCCGTTCGGCCGGGTGCTCCACGCGATCCGCGAGAACGACGACGTGCCCCTCGCACTCGGCAAGAACACCTACGTCTTCAAGCTGAAGTCGTTCGGCATCGGCGCGGCCATCGCCGGCCTCGCCGGCGGCCTCTGGGCGCACTACGTCTACGCCATCTCGTCGATCATGTTCCTGCCTAGCATCACGTTCCTGATCTGGGCGGCCGTCATCATCGGCGGTGCCGGGAGCTACGGCGGCGCGATCCTCGGGGCCAGCGTCATCGTGGGGCTCCGACAGATCACGCGGTTCATCCCCGGCGACGTGCCCTTCGGCGACCAACTCTCCTACATCCGACTGATGGTCGTCGGAGTGGTGTTGATTCTCGTCCTCTACTACCGGCCGGAGGGCCTGCTCGGCGACGCCGAGCGGTTGCAGGCCGGTACGTCGGAGTGA
- a CDS encoding O-acetylhomoserine aminocarboxypropyltransferase/cysteine synthase family protein: MPDEEPGFHTRSLHAGQSPDPSTGARAPPIYQTTSYVFDDADDAAGQFALEKEGHIYSRLMNPTVGTLQERLASLEGGVGAAATASGMASLDLATFLLAESGDNIVTASALYGGTYTYLTHTVERRGITTRFVDTLDYDAYAEAIDEDTAYVHLETIGNPALVTPDIERVADIAHDHGVPLLVDNTFATPYLCRPVEHGADLVWNSTTKWLHGSGSTVGGVLVDGGTFDWGAYAEDYPEIGQDNPAYHGVNFHETFAPAGFTYAAIARGLRDLGNTQSPFDAWVTLQKLESFPMRMARHCENAMAVAEHLADHPDVAWVNYPGLESHETHDAASEYLDGGYGGMITFGLADGYEAAKGTVNNVELASLLANVGDAKTLVIHPASTTHQQLTDEEQAAAGVTPDMVRLSVGLEDVEDIVADLDRAIDAAT; encoded by the coding sequence ATGCCAGACGAGGAACCCGGATTCCACACGCGAAGCCTCCACGCCGGCCAGTCACCCGACCCCTCGACGGGAGCGCGGGCGCCGCCAATCTACCAGACCACCTCCTACGTCTTCGACGACGCCGACGACGCCGCGGGGCAGTTCGCCCTGGAGAAGGAGGGACACATCTACTCGCGGCTGATGAACCCCACCGTCGGCACCCTCCAGGAGCGCCTGGCCTCGCTGGAGGGCGGCGTCGGCGCCGCCGCCACCGCCTCGGGGATGGCCTCGCTCGACCTCGCGACCTTCCTCCTCGCGGAGTCGGGCGACAACATCGTCACCGCGTCGGCGCTGTACGGCGGGACCTACACCTACCTGACCCACACCGTCGAGCGCCGGGGGATCACCACCCGCTTCGTCGACACCCTCGATTACGACGCCTACGCCGAGGCCATCGACGAGGACACCGCCTACGTCCACCTCGAAACCATCGGCAACCCCGCGCTCGTCACCCCCGACATCGAGCGTGTCGCCGACATCGCCCACGACCACGGGGTGCCGCTGCTCGTCGACAACACGTTCGCCACGCCGTACCTGTGCCGGCCGGTCGAACACGGCGCGGACCTGGTCTGGAACTCGACGACCAAGTGGCTCCACGGGTCGGGGTCGACCGTCGGCGGGGTCCTCGTCGACGGCGGCACCTTCGACTGGGGCGCGTACGCCGAGGACTACCCCGAAATCGGGCAGGACAACCCCGCCTACCACGGCGTCAACTTCCACGAGACGTTCGCGCCCGCGGGCTTCACCTACGCCGCCATCGCCCGCGGCCTGCGTGACCTCGGCAACACCCAGTCGCCGTTCGACGCCTGGGTCACGCTCCAGAAACTGGAGTCGTTCCCGATGCGGATGGCCCGCCACTGCGAGAACGCGATGGCCGTCGCCGAACATCTGGCGGACCACCCCGACGTCGCGTGGGTGAACTACCCCGGACTGGAGTCCCACGAGACCCACGACGCGGCGAGCGAGTACCTCGACGGGGGCTACGGCGGCATGATCACCTTCGGCCTCGCGGACGGCTACGAGGCCGCGAAGGGCACGGTGAACAACGTGGAACTCGCGTCCCTGCTCGCGAACGTCGGCGACGCGAAGACGCTGGTGATCCACCCCGCCTCCACCACCCACCAGCAGTTGACCGACGAGGAGCAGGCGGCCGCGGGGGTCACGCCCGACATGGTCCGCCTCTCGGTGGGCCTCGAGGACGTGGAGGACATCGTCGCCGACCTGGATCGGGCCATCGACGCGGCGACGTGA
- a CDS encoding halocyanin domain-containing protein: MRRERRRFVRALGTAVGLVALAGCSGDGTGADGTSTPTETATDTSTPTGTPTPAATTAAADSPTPTGTAPSAGGGSRIDDYLAGTSNYDGTVVDRTGRDEVTVAVGAEGNGGGFAFGPAAVRVDVGATVVWEWTGSGGLHNVVAENGDFDSGDPVSGDSPTFEYTVPEAGTWRYHCTPHRALGMKGVIVAR, from the coding sequence ATGAGACGCGAACGACGGCGATTCGTCCGAGCGCTCGGTACCGCCGTCGGCCTCGTCGCCCTAGCGGGCTGTTCGGGGGACGGCACCGGAGCGGATGGAACGTCGACGCCGACGGAGACGGCGACCGACACCTCGACGCCGACCGGAACACCCACGCCGGCGGCGACGACGGCCGCGGCCGACAGCCCGACGCCGACCGGAACGGCGCCGAGCGCGGGAGGGGGAAGCCGGATCGACGACTACCTCGCGGGGACGAGCAACTACGACGGGACGGTCGTCGACCGGACCGGTCGGGACGAGGTGACCGTCGCCGTGGGCGCCGAGGGGAACGGCGGCGGATTCGCCTTCGGCCCGGCCGCCGTCCGCGTCGACGTGGGAGCGACGGTCGTCTGGGAGTGGACGGGGAGCGGCGGCCTCCACAACGTCGTGGCGGAGAACGGCGACTTCGACAGCGGGGACCCGGTGTCGGGTGACTCGCCGACGTTCGAGTACACCGTCCCGGAGGCGGGAACGTGGCGCTACCACTGTACGCCCCACCGAGCCCTGGGGATGAAAGGCGTCATCGTGGCGCGCTGA
- the serA gene encoding phosphoglycerate dehydrogenase codes for MKVLVTDPIADAGLTRLRDAGHEVETAYDVEGAALLDAVADANALVVRSGTDVTEAVFEAAPDLVIVGRAGIGVDNIDIDAATDHGVIVANAPEGNVRAAAEHTVAMTFATARSIPQAHARLRTGEWAKGDYLGTELNAKTLGVVGLGRVGQEVAKRLGSLGMDLVAYDPYIGQERADQLGAELVEFEACLERADFLTVHTPLTPETEGMIAGDELALMEGGYLVNCARGGVVDEDALAAAVEDGTLAGAAVDVFADEPVSPDNPLLAVDDVVVTPHLGASTEAAQEHVATSIADQIVAAFADEPVANALNAPSIDESAFPRVQPYIELAETAGKVAAQMFDGRISEVRVRYEGDIADEDVEFVTASGLKGVFEPLEWQVNAVNAPKIAEERGIEVTEEKTRQSEDFQSLVTVTVGDGDDEIGVCGTLFTGDDPRIVRIDGYRVDAVPHGQMLVVRNYDRPGVLGLIGTVLGDNDVNIAGMFNGRETLGGEAMTVYNLDSPVPNGAVGEIQADERIIEVKQITLGEDEGGETGTADD; via the coding sequence ATGAAGGTACTCGTCACGGATCCGATCGCCGACGCAGGGCTGACCCGCCTTCGCGACGCGGGCCACGAGGTGGAGACCGCGTACGACGTCGAGGGGGCGGCCCTGCTCGACGCCGTCGCGGACGCCAACGCGCTCGTGGTGCGGTCGGGGACGGACGTGACCGAAGCGGTGTTCGAGGCTGCCCCGGATCTGGTCATCGTCGGCCGGGCGGGGATCGGCGTCGACAACATCGACATCGACGCCGCGACCGACCACGGCGTCATCGTCGCCAACGCCCCCGAGGGGAACGTCCGCGCGGCCGCGGAACACACGGTCGCCATGACCTTCGCGACCGCCCGCTCCATCCCGCAGGCCCACGCCCGCCTGCGGACCGGCGAGTGGGCGAAAGGCGACTACCTCGGGACGGAGCTCAACGCCAAGACCCTCGGGGTCGTCGGCCTCGGTCGCGTCGGACAGGAGGTGGCAAAGCGCCTGGGCTCGCTCGGGATGGACCTGGTCGCGTACGACCCCTACATCGGACAGGAGCGGGCCGACCAGCTCGGCGCCGAACTCGTCGAGTTCGAGGCGTGTCTGGAGCGCGCGGACTTCCTGACGGTCCACACGCCGCTGACCCCGGAGACCGAGGGGATGATCGCCGGGGACGAACTCGCCCTAATGGAGGGCGGCTACCTCGTCAACTGCGCGCGCGGCGGCGTCGTCGACGAGGACGCCCTCGCGGCGGCCGTCGAGGACGGCACGCTCGCCGGCGCCGCGGTCGACGTGTTCGCGGACGAACCCGTCTCGCCGGACAACCCGCTGCTCGCCGTCGACGACGTCGTCGTCACGCCCCACCTCGGGGCGTCGACGGAGGCCGCACAGGAACACGTCGCGACGAGCATCGCCGACCAGATCGTCGCGGCGTTCGCGGACGAACCGGTCGCGAACGCCCTGAACGCCCCCTCGATCGACGAGAGCGCGTTCCCCAGGGTCCAGCCGTACATCGAACTCGCGGAGACGGCCGGCAAGGTCGCCGCCCAGATGTTCGACGGTCGCATCTCGGAGGTCCGCGTGCGCTACGAGGGCGACATCGCCGACGAGGACGTCGAGTTCGTCACCGCGAGCGGGCTCAAGGGCGTCTTCGAGCCCCTGGAGTGGCAGGTGAACGCGGTCAACGCGCCGAAGATCGCCGAGGAACGCGGCATCGAGGTGACCGAGGAGAAGACCCGCCAGAGCGAGGACTTCCAGAGCCTCGTCACCGTCACCGTCGGTGACGGCGACGACGAGATCGGCGTCTGTGGCACGCTCTTCACCGGCGACGACCCCCGGATCGTCCGCATCGACGGCTACCGGGTCGACGCCGTCCCCCACGGCCAGATGCTCGTGGTGCGTAACTACGACCGTCCCGGGGTCCTCGGCCTGATCGGGACCGTCCTCGGCGACAACGACGTCAACATCGCGGGGATGTTCAACGGCCGCGAGACCCTCGGCGGCGAGGCGATGACCGTCTACAACCTCGACTCGCCGGTGCCGAACGGCGCCGTCGGCGAGATTCAGGCCGACGAGCGCATCATCGAGGTGAAACAGATCACGCTCGGCGAGGACGAGGGCGGCGAAACCGGCACCGCGGACGACTAG
- a CDS encoding branched-chain amino acid ABC transporter permease — MVLDPQLIWNGLVVGSIISVAALGLTLIFGILNFINIAYGDYMAAGAYVAWAVNAQVGLPIGVAIVAGILFMSVGSVVLDKLVFQHFRTRSPITLLIVSIGVAFFIRNLLRAIWGPSGHFYELPMEANPSFLGIRFSVEQVAIIVVSLLLLLGVYVMLRRTRIGIAMRAASDDRMLSRIRGVDTEKLVLYVWLIGGAIAGLSGIMLGLDAQIRPNMGFTALIAIFAAVILGGIGDPKGAVAGGYFIGLAQEVSVAVIPSEYKFGVGLVALIIGLLTRPDGLFGEATR, encoded by the coding sequence ATGGTACTTGATCCACAACTCATCTGGAACGGACTGGTCGTCGGAAGCATCATCTCCGTCGCCGCGTTGGGGCTGACGCTCATCTTCGGCATCCTCAACTTCATCAACATCGCGTACGGCGACTACATGGCCGCCGGTGCGTACGTCGCCTGGGCGGTCAACGCACAGGTCGGACTGCCGATCGGCGTCGCCATCGTCGCCGGCATCCTCTTCATGTCCGTCGGTTCGGTGGTCCTCGACAAACTCGTCTTCCAGCACTTCCGGACCCGGAGCCCGATCACGCTGCTCATCGTCTCGATCGGCGTGGCCTTCTTCATCCGGAACCTGCTGCGCGCCATCTGGGGGCCCAGCGGGCACTTCTACGAGCTCCCGATGGAGGCCAACCCCTCGTTCTTGGGGATCCGGTTCAGCGTCGAGCAGGTTGCGATCATCGTCGTGAGCCTGCTCCTGCTGCTCGGTGTCTACGTCATGCTCCGTCGGACCCGGATCGGCATCGCGATGCGCGCGGCGTCCGACGATCGGATGCTCTCGCGCATCCGCGGCGTCGACACGGAGAAACTCGTCCTGTACGTCTGGCTGATCGGCGGTGCCATTGCCGGCCTCAGCGGCATCATGCTCGGACTCGACGCACAGATCCGCCCGAACATGGGTTTCACCGCCCTGATCGCCATCTTCGCGGCGGTCATCCTGGGCGGTATCGGTGACCCCAAGGGTGCCGTCGCCGGTGGCTACTTCATCGGCCTCGCACAGGAAGTGAGCGTCGCCGTCATCCCCTCGGAGTACAAGTTCGGCGTCGGTCTCGTCGCACTGATCATCGGGCTGTTGACTCGTCCGGACGGCCTGTTCGGGGAGGCGACCCGATGA
- the thrC gene encoding threonine synthase codes for MSMNLTAAAPAAPATADDGVWLACIECGETFAPFSSIRYTCDHCDGLLEVRYADPPTFEDFSGDGVWRYAAALPFEEGVSLPEGSTPLHHVPRLEEEVGVERLRIKHEGMNPTGSFKDRGMTVGVRVAKELGVGRLACASTGNTSAALAAYGARGGMATLVLLPAGKVAAGKIAQAALHDARILEVDGNFDDCLDIVQDLAARGEVYLLNSLNPFRLEGQKTIGLEILEEFHADHGTYPDRIVLPVGNAGNTSALYKCFRELVQSGAIDPGDVPKLTGVQAEGAAPMVEAVEEGNDGIRRWPEVETIATAIRIGNPVNAPKALPGIRETGGTAVAVSDEAITDAQRALAGEGVGVEPASAASIAGLRKLRDRGVVDDDEQVVCLTTGHLLKDPDAAFTAGNDPEPVPNDTEAVLEHIAE; via the coding sequence ATGAGCATGAACCTGACCGCGGCCGCCCCGGCGGCACCGGCCACCGCCGACGACGGCGTCTGGCTCGCCTGCATCGAGTGTGGCGAGACGTTCGCCCCCTTCTCGTCGATCCGGTACACCTGCGATCACTGCGACGGCCTGCTAGAGGTGCGCTACGCCGACCCGCCGACCTTCGAGGACTTCTCGGGCGACGGCGTCTGGCGCTACGCGGCCGCGCTCCCCTTCGAGGAGGGCGTCTCGCTCCCCGAGGGGTCGACGCCGCTCCACCACGTCCCCCGGCTGGAGGAGGAGGTGGGCGTCGAGCGCCTCAGGATCAAACACGAGGGGATGAACCCGACGGGGAGCTTCAAGGATCGGGGCATGACCGTCGGCGTCCGCGTGGCGAAGGAACTCGGCGTCGGCCGCTTGGCCTGTGCCTCGACGGGCAACACGAGCGCCGCGCTCGCGGCTTACGGCGCCCGCGGCGGGATGGCGACGCTCGTGCTCCTGCCCGCCGGCAAGGTGGCCGCCGGCAAGATCGCCCAGGCCGCCCTCCACGACGCCCGCATCCTCGAGGTCGACGGCAACTTCGACGACTGTCTCGACATCGTCCAGGACCTCGCGGCCCGCGGCGAGGTGTACCTGCTCAACTCGCTCAACCCCTTCCGACTGGAGGGTCAGAAGACCATCGGCCTGGAGATCTTAGAGGAATTCCACGCGGACCACGGCACGTATCCGGACCGGATCGTCCTCCCGGTCGGCAACGCGGGCAACACCTCGGCGCTCTACAAGTGCTTCCGGGAACTCGTCCAGAGCGGGGCGATCGACCCCGGGGACGTGCCGAAACTCACCGGCGTCCAGGCCGAGGGCGCGGCGCCGATGGTCGAGGCGGTGGAGGAGGGCAACGACGGGATCCGCCGCTGGCCCGAGGTCGAGACCATCGCCACCGCCATCCGTATCGGCAACCCGGTGAACGCGCCGAAGGCGCTGCCGGGGATCCGGGAGACGGGCGGCACCGCCGTCGCCGTCTCCGACGAGGCGATCACCGACGCCCAGCGGGCGCTCGCCGGCGAGGGCGTCGGCGTCGAACCCGCCTCCGCGGCCTCCATCGCCGGCCTGCGGAAACTCCGCGACCGGGGCGTCGTCGACGACGACGAGCAGGTGGTCTGTCTCACCACCGGCCACCTGCTGAAGGATCCCGACGCCGCCTTCACGGCCGGCAACGACCCCGAACCCGTCCCGAACGACACCGAGGCCGTCCTGGAGCACATCGCGGAGTGA
- the serB gene encoding phosphoserine phosphatase SerB — protein sequence MRLVAFDFDGTLSDSEMTVLLGAQRGVDDRMASITERAMNDELSYAESLRERASLLEGLALDDADDAFDRVRLRSGAADLIARLNDAGHHTAVLTGGFERGVERALDREGVAVDTVIANRLPASGGRLTGDVEGPLIEGTKDEALESLAADRDLPLSRTVAVGDGANDLPMLEVAGLSVGFLPKPAVRPACDTVVASMDRLGRVFEEHGLLG from the coding sequence ATGCGACTCGTCGCCTTCGACTTCGACGGCACGCTGTCGGACTCCGAGATGACGGTCCTGCTCGGGGCCCAGCGCGGCGTCGACGACCGCATGGCTTCGATCACCGAACGGGCGATGAACGACGAACTCAGCTACGCCGAGAGCCTACGCGAGCGGGCGTCGCTGCTTGAGGGGCTCGCCCTCGACGACGCCGACGACGCCTTCGACCGGGTGCGCCTTCGCTCGGGTGCGGCCGACCTGATCGCCCGCCTGAACGACGCCGGCCACCACACGGCCGTCCTCACCGGCGGGTTCGAGCGCGGCGTCGAACGCGCGCTCGACCGCGAGGGCGTCGCCGTCGACACCGTGATCGCCAACCGCCTGCCCGCGAGCGGGGGCCGCCTGACCGGCGACGTCGAAGGGCCGCTGATCGAGGGGACGAAAGACGAGGCACTGGAGTCGCTCGCCGCCGACCGCGACCTCCCCCTGTCGCGGACCGTCGCCGTCGGCGACGGCGCCAACGACCTCCCGATGCTCGAAGTCGCCGGCCTCTCGGTCGGCTTCCTCCCCAAACCCGCCGTCCGCCCCGCCTGCGACACGGTGGTGGCATCGATGGATCGGCTAGGGCGGGTGTTCGAGGAGCACGGACTCCTCGGGTGA
- a CDS encoding ABC transporter ATP-binding protein, which produces MMLLELENVVSGYGDAIIVHGVDMEMADGEMVTIIGPNGAGKSTLLKTIVGVVEAREGSVVFDGTDLADKPPEEIVEYGVCYVRQNDNIFPNLSVMENLKMGAWPAEGKDWFDFDERLEEVYEQFPVLEERAEQRAGSLSGGQQQMVAMGTAMILDPDLLVLDEPSAGLAPQLVEEMFEKIVEINDAGTPILMVEQNARAALKRSDRGIVLDMGENRFQGTGEELLDSDEVAELYLGTD; this is translated from the coding sequence CTGATGTTACTCGAACTCGAGAACGTCGTCAGCGGCTACGGCGACGCGATCATCGTCCACGGCGTGGACATGGAGATGGCCGACGGCGAGATGGTTACGATCATCGGCCCGAACGGCGCGGGGAAGTCGACCCTGCTGAAGACCATCGTCGGCGTGGTCGAGGCGCGGGAAGGGTCGGTCGTCTTCGACGGCACCGACCTGGCCGACAAGCCGCCGGAGGAAATCGTCGAATACGGCGTCTGTTACGTCCGCCAGAACGACAACATCTTCCCGAACCTCTCGGTCATGGAGAACCTGAAGATGGGAGCGTGGCCGGCCGAGGGCAAGGACTGGTTCGACTTCGACGAGCGACTCGAGGAGGTGTACGAGCAGTTCCCCGTCCTCGAGGAGCGCGCGGAGCAGCGAGCCGGCTCCCTCAGCGGCGGGCAACAGCAGATGGTCGCCATGGGAACCGCGATGATCCTCGATCCCGACCTGCTCGTCCTCGACGAGCCGTCGGCGGGGCTGGCCCCCCAACTCGTCGAGGAGATGTTCGAGAAGATCGTCGAGATCAACGACGCCGGCACGCCCATCCTGATGGTCGAGCAGAACGCCCGGGCGGCGCTCAAGCGCTCCGATCGCGGCATCGTCCTCGACATGGGAGAGAACCGATTCCAGGGGACCGGCGAGGAGTTGCTCGACAGCGACGAGGTGGCCGAACTCTACCTCGGCACCGACTGA